One Faecalispora anaeroviscerum genomic window carries:
- a CDS encoding GGDEF domain-containing response regulator, translated as MFDEGIGKIKYKILIVEDSLFNQMILRRILEGSYTIETATTAEDARVKVHTFEPHLILLDIILPDANGFDVLMTLKQSEDTQNIPVIIITGLESDEDEEKGFLLGAVDYIKRPFKNAIVLARVNTQIHIIKQIQTIEQLSLLDGLTGIANRRALDIQVQYEWSRAVRERSWLSMMMLDVDKFKEYNDTYGHRHGDFMLQTVAQTLKQELESVTDFFYRYGGDEFAILLPGMDAEGARPLAQRLVTSVGQILFSAVGTQSLCSHTISLGSASIQPQLEQHPAVLLERADKKLYLAKQNGRNQAQCD; from the coding sequence GTGTTTGATGAGGGCATTGGGAAAATAAAATATAAAATACTGATCGTTGAAGACAGTTTGTTCAACCAGATGATTCTGCGAAGAATTTTGGAGGGCAGTTATACAATTGAAACAGCTACCACAGCGGAAGATGCGCGGGTGAAGGTGCATACGTTTGAGCCGCACCTGATTCTGCTTGATATCATCCTGCCAGATGCAAATGGCTTCGACGTCCTTATGACGTTGAAACAATCCGAAGATACCCAGAATATTCCAGTGATTATTATCACAGGGCTTGAAAGTGATGAGGATGAGGAAAAAGGTTTTCTGCTAGGGGCGGTGGATTATATTAAGCGCCCCTTTAAGAACGCTATCGTTTTGGCGCGCGTGAATACACAAATCCACATTATTAAGCAGATTCAGACAATCGAGCAGCTTAGCCTGTTGGATGGCCTGACCGGGATTGCCAATCGCCGTGCATTAGATATTCAGGTGCAGTATGAATGGAGCCGCGCGGTGCGTGAGCGTAGCTGGTTGAGTATGATGATGCTGGATGTTGATAAATTTAAGGAGTATAACGATACGTATGGTCATCGGCATGGAGATTTTATGCTGCAAACAGTGGCGCAAACTCTAAAACAAGAGCTGGAATCTGTGACGGATTTCTTTTACCGGTACGGTGGTGACGAGTTTGCCATATTGCTGCCTGGTATGGACGCGGAAGGAGCGAGACCCCTTGCGCAAAGATTAGTAACCAGTGTAGGCCAAATTTTGTTTTCCGCTGTTGGAACTCAAAGCCTTTGTTCGCACACCATTAGCTTAGGGTCGGCATCAATACAACCACAGCTGGAACAGCACCCGGCCGTGCTGTTAGAACGGGCAGACAAAAAGCTGTATCTGGCTAAGCAGAACGGGCGGAATCAGGCACAATGCGATTAA